In the Nakamurella alba genome, one interval contains:
- a CDS encoding alpha/beta hydrolase — protein sequence MTTAPASTALSWIGPGRDDAARDAPTLVVLHGYGSSEAQMIALSPLLGMFLGRSARVIAVRGEYPAPGRRGFSWYPGDRYSQPPDADIAAVADRVAAAVQEHSDRAVWLGFSQGMCTAITVLRRRPELVSALVALSGFSFDAPQPGDPQLARDAAAGRGVPCFYGRDPTDPAIPGFAAEWARRFLADHTALEEHSYPGMGHSLSPVEIADVVPFLRQHLAS from the coding sequence GTGACCACCGCACCCGCATCCACCGCGCTCAGCTGGATCGGACCCGGCCGGGACGACGCTGCCCGGGACGCACCGACGTTGGTGGTGCTGCACGGCTACGGCTCGTCGGAGGCCCAGATGATCGCGCTGAGCCCGCTGCTCGGGATGTTCCTCGGCAGGTCGGCGCGGGTGATCGCGGTGCGCGGCGAGTACCCGGCGCCCGGCCGCCGGGGGTTCTCCTGGTACCCCGGGGACCGGTACAGCCAGCCACCGGACGCCGACATCGCCGCCGTCGCCGACAGGGTCGCGGCGGCGGTGCAGGAGCACAGCGACCGGGCCGTCTGGCTCGGCTTCTCCCAGGGCATGTGCACCGCGATCACCGTGCTGCGGCGCCGCCCGGAGCTGGTGTCCGCGCTGGTGGCGCTGAGCGGGTTCAGCTTCGACGCCCCGCAGCCGGGCGATCCGCAGCTCGCCCGCGACGCCGCGGCCGGCCGCGGCGTGCCGTGCTTCTACGGCCGCGACCCGACGGATCCGGCCATCCCGGGATTCGCCGCGGAGTGGGCGCGACGGTTCCTCGCCGACCACACTGCCCTGGAGGAGCACAGCTACCCCGGTATGGGGCACAGCCTCTCCCCCGTCGAGATCGCGGACGTGGTGCCGTTCCTGAGACAGCACCTGGCATCCTGA
- a CDS encoding NAD(P)H-hydrate dehydratase yields MSRRADRTDSPPAAREVTPAMLRDWPLPDTDGGKYGRGQILVIGGARGTPGAAQLGGLSALRVGAGRLTLAVAESVAVPLAVATPEAGVVGLPEDEKGSVLPSAAERLHDAIGRADAVVIGSGLDDPELTGALLDELRPALADSTAPVLLDAFALGVLAGRTGLVADLAGRLVLTPNAEEGARLLEQSDFDPDSDLLPLARRYGAVVTAKGRVADGARLWRITSGHSGLGTSGSGDVLAGAIAGLLARGAEPAQAACWGTHLHAVAGDRLIAAIGPMGFLARELADALPQALAELDR; encoded by the coding sequence ATGTCGCGCCGCGCTGACCGCACGGACAGTCCGCCGGCAGCCCGCGAGGTGACCCCGGCGATGCTCCGGGACTGGCCCTTGCCGGACACCGACGGCGGGAAGTACGGCCGTGGCCAGATCCTCGTCATCGGTGGAGCCCGGGGCACTCCCGGAGCCGCGCAGCTGGGCGGGCTCAGTGCACTGCGTGTCGGCGCGGGGCGGCTCACCCTTGCGGTCGCTGAGTCCGTTGCGGTTCCACTGGCGGTGGCCACTCCGGAAGCGGGAGTGGTCGGTCTCCCGGAGGACGAGAAAGGTTCCGTGCTCCCGTCCGCAGCCGAACGGTTGCACGACGCCATCGGCCGCGCCGACGCGGTCGTCATCGGCAGCGGTCTGGACGATCCGGAACTGACCGGTGCGCTGCTGGACGAACTACGGCCGGCCCTCGCCGACTCGACCGCACCGGTGCTCCTGGACGCGTTCGCGCTCGGAGTGCTCGCCGGCCGAACGGGTCTCGTCGCAGACCTCGCCGGTCGGCTGGTGCTGACCCCGAATGCGGAGGAAGGTGCCCGGCTCCTGGAGCAGTCCGACTTCGACCCCGACAGCGACCTGCTGCCGCTCGCCCGGCGATACGGCGCGGTGGTCACCGCCAAGGGGCGGGTCGCCGACGGCGCGCGGCTCTGGCGGATCACGAGTGGTCACAGCGGACTGGGCACGTCCGGCAGTGGCGACGTCCTTGCCGGAGCGATCGCCGGCCTGTTGGCCCGGGGCGCCGAGCCGGCGCAGGCGGCCTGTTGGGGAACCCACCTCCACGCGGTCGCGGGCGACAGGCTGATCGCGGCGATCGGCCCGATGGGGTTCCTCGCCCGGGAGCTCGCCGACGCGCTGCCGCAGGCACTCGCCGAACTGGACCGCTGA
- a CDS encoding SDR family NAD(P)-dependent oxidoreductase: MDLGITGRVALISGGDSGIGWETARILHEEGATVVLTDMDQESVAEAADRIGPDVLAVGADVTKAADVQRLADAVHEKVGAVDILVQAAGITGAQGLFHEIDDDGWSSTIDTDLLGPVKLVRAFLPDLRAAGHGRLVFLASEDAVQPYDDELPYCAAKAGILALAKGLSRSYAKEGLLVNAVSPAFISTPMTDKMMEKRAKEQGSSFDEAVESFLDEERPYMELKRRGRPEEVAAVIAFLVSDLASFVNGSNYRVDSGSVATI; the protein is encoded by the coding sequence ATGGATCTCGGTATCACCGGTCGGGTCGCGCTGATCAGCGGCGGTGACTCCGGCATCGGGTGGGAGACCGCCCGCATCCTGCACGAGGAGGGCGCCACCGTCGTCCTCACCGACATGGACCAGGAATCGGTGGCCGAGGCCGCCGACCGCATCGGTCCCGATGTGCTGGCCGTCGGTGCGGACGTGACGAAGGCGGCCGACGTGCAACGGCTCGCCGACGCGGTGCACGAGAAGGTGGGCGCTGTCGACATCCTCGTCCAGGCAGCGGGTATCACCGGCGCGCAGGGACTGTTCCACGAGATCGACGACGACGGCTGGTCCTCCACCATCGACACCGACCTGCTGGGTCCGGTGAAGCTGGTGCGTGCGTTCCTACCGGACCTGCGCGCCGCCGGGCACGGTCGCCTGGTGTTCCTCGCCTCCGAGGACGCCGTCCAGCCCTACGACGACGAACTGCCCTACTGTGCCGCGAAGGCCGGGATCCTCGCCCTGGCCAAGGGTCTCAGCCGGTCGTACGCGAAGGAGGGACTGTTGGTGAACGCCGTGTCGCCGGCCTTCATCTCCACCCCGATGACCGACAAGATGATGGAGAAGCGGGCGAAGGAGCAGGGCTCGTCCTTCGACGAGGCGGTCGAGTCGTTCCTGGACGAGGAGCGCCCGTACATGGAGCTGAAGCGGCGTGGCCGGCCGGAGGAGGTCGCCGCGGTGATCGCCTTCCTGGTCTCGGACCTGGCGTCGTTCGTCAACGGGTCGAACTACCGCGTCGACTCCGGATCCGTCGCCACCATCTGA
- a CDS encoding glycoside hydrolase family 15 protein has product MPIADYAAIGDGRTVALIASDGDVDWLPVPDLDTPPVFGAIVDADRGGRITLHPVDDFTVQRSYLDGTNVLITTMRTADGEVEITESLNSGVAGRLPWTEFARSVRGVRGRVRMRWSVQPGGQWRTHSPWFAEDADGVRDPVLRVGTVQLAVCGEHHFPRRGVDLEHSPDHDGDHDTQRAGTAVHGAFTTAPDSTHLLAVIGVDDQPVPLPDPRQIRDRIRLTVEGWQSWTRQCGEELSLVETRSALALKLLVHSPTGTIAAAGTTSLPESRTVPKNWDYRYSWLRDTSFAVSALQRLGLREEVHAATSRLLRTLRDDGPVPPIFTTLSGGAPSGHEESMAPGWDGIGPVVIGNAAADQLQLGVFGDLFGLIHSYIGAGHRLDHRSARTLADMADRCCDLWRRPDAGLWELPEEAHHTSSKMGCWQALTSAAELADAGHLGGHPARWRSEAQQISRFLDEECWSEARGAYTMCAGSDKLDASVLLGHRFDRGERMSRTIDTLRRELGSGPLLWRYTGMQAEEGCFVACSFWVVVALTAVGRSGEARELLGQLHPLANDVGLFAEMIDPGTGEFLGNVPQALSHLALLDAELSLRGA; this is encoded by the coding sequence GTGCCGATCGCCGATTACGCGGCGATCGGTGACGGCCGCACCGTGGCGCTGATCGCCTCGGACGGTGACGTCGACTGGCTGCCCGTGCCGGACCTGGACACCCCGCCGGTGTTCGGGGCGATCGTCGACGCCGATCGTGGCGGCCGGATCACCCTGCATCCGGTCGACGACTTCACCGTACAGAGAAGCTATCTCGACGGCACCAATGTGCTGATCACCACCATGCGCACGGCCGACGGCGAGGTGGAGATCACCGAATCGCTCAACTCCGGCGTGGCCGGCCGGCTGCCGTGGACGGAGTTCGCGCGCTCGGTCCGTGGTGTCCGCGGCCGGGTGCGGATGCGCTGGTCGGTGCAGCCCGGTGGGCAGTGGCGCACCCACTCGCCGTGGTTCGCCGAGGACGCCGACGGCGTCCGCGATCCCGTATTGCGGGTCGGCACGGTTCAGCTGGCCGTCTGCGGCGAGCACCATTTCCCGCGCCGTGGTGTGGATCTCGAGCACAGCCCGGACCACGACGGTGACCACGACACGCAACGGGCCGGCACCGCGGTGCACGGAGCCTTCACCACCGCGCCGGACAGCACGCACCTGTTGGCGGTGATCGGCGTCGACGACCAACCCGTGCCGCTGCCGGATCCCCGGCAGATCCGGGATCGGATCCGGCTGACCGTCGAGGGCTGGCAGTCCTGGACCCGGCAGTGCGGCGAGGAGCTCTCGCTCGTCGAGACCCGCAGTGCACTGGCGCTGAAGCTGCTGGTGCACAGCCCGACCGGCACCATCGCCGCGGCCGGCACCACCTCGCTGCCGGAGTCACGGACCGTGCCGAAGAACTGGGACTACCGCTACTCCTGGCTCCGCGACACGAGTTTCGCGGTGAGTGCGCTGCAACGGTTGGGTCTGCGCGAGGAGGTGCACGCGGCCACCTCCCGACTGCTGCGCACCCTCCGTGACGACGGACCGGTGCCGCCCATCTTCACCACCCTCAGCGGCGGAGCGCCGTCCGGGCACGAGGAGTCGATGGCCCCGGGCTGGGACGGCATCGGGCCGGTGGTGATCGGCAACGCCGCCGCGGACCAGCTCCAGCTCGGCGTGTTCGGCGACCTGTTCGGCCTGATCCACTCCTACATCGGTGCCGGGCACCGGCTCGACCACCGCAGCGCCCGCACCCTGGCCGACATGGCGGACCGGTGCTGCGACCTGTGGCGGCGGCCCGATGCCGGCCTGTGGGAGCTGCCGGAGGAGGCCCACCACACGTCGTCGAAGATGGGGTGCTGGCAGGCGCTGACCTCGGCCGCCGAACTCGCCGATGCCGGTCACCTCGGTGGGCACCCGGCCCGGTGGCGGTCCGAGGCGCAGCAGATCTCACGGTTCCTCGACGAGGAGTGCTGGTCGGAAGCGCGCGGTGCGTACACGATGTGCGCCGGGTCCGACAAGCTGGACGCCTCGGTGCTGCTCGGTCACCGGTTCGACCGCGGGGAGCGGATGTCCCGGACCATCGACACCCTGCGCCGCGAGCTGGGTAGCGGCCCGCTGCTCTGGCGGTACACGGGGATGCAGGCCGAGGAGGGTTGTTTCGTCGCCTGCTCGTTCTGGGTGGTGGTGGCGCTGACCGCCGTCGGCCGCAGCGGCGAGGCCAGGGAACTGCTCGGGCAGCTGCACCCGCTGGCCAACGATGTCGGACTATTCGCCGAGATGATCGATCCGGGGACGGGGGAGTTCCTCGGCAATGTCCCGCAGGCGCTCAGCCACCTCGCCCTGCTCGACGCCGAGCTGAGCCTGCGCGGGGCCTGA
- a CDS encoding NUDIX domain-containing protein, whose translation MARFPGSTHLTVHRHWGLRGAAGILVHRAGPEVLLQLRNTWVMQGGTWSVPGGALEPGEEPVDAALRELREEAGIAARDVVVDPDPQVWTCPDCGWSYWTFLARPAGDRTLRIRMNAEAADMRWVPVSEVGALPLHPGFGRSWPELVTRLED comes from the coding sequence ATGGCCCGCTTCCCCGGCAGCACCCACCTCACCGTGCACCGGCACTGGGGTCTGCGCGGCGCCGCCGGGATCCTGGTGCACCGGGCGGGACCGGAGGTGCTGCTGCAGCTGCGCAACACCTGGGTGATGCAGGGCGGGACGTGGTCGGTGCCCGGGGGTGCGCTGGAGCCCGGCGAGGAACCGGTCGACGCGGCCCTGCGGGAACTGCGCGAGGAGGCCGGCATCGCCGCCCGCGACGTCGTCGTGGACCCCGATCCGCAGGTCTGGACCTGCCCGGACTGCGGCTGGAGCTACTGGACGTTCCTGGCCCGGCCGGCCGGTGACCGGACGTTGCGGATCCGGATGAACGCCGAGGCCGCCGACATGCGCTGGGTGCCGGTGTCGGAGGTCGGCGCGCTGCCGCTGCATCCCGGGTTCGGCCGGTCCTGGCCGGAACTGGTGACCCGGCTCGAGGACTAG
- a CDS encoding helix-turn-helix transcriptional regulator — MNGADRATHIEAIAAAVRPTPTAGRVIAVHGGPGVGTTSAVRAAIGAALFDAGAVVALRAEEIRRHVPFGVLAPLLPEGTARTSATLLDTVDELCAAGDLIVWIDDAQYVDPASAAALAVLADATRSLPLSLVLSGSGPEVALGTAGTVGAAPDLEVDLGSSDGPVPALPDLPDGILQLLRVLAVVGTGTDQPTLARLAGTSGPLVGRSLAPALAAGVVIRQDGLLTFAHARDRTGLLDDLSGTERADLHRTVAEVLAATGGDPALAAEHRRRAGDPGAVAALRELAADWQVLAPEGAADLLAQALVAEPDRDADTVTADRAEALMLAGRGVEAEDLVRSRLPLVRDPRMAGRMSTISLRSLVNRGNMPVALAEIEILLQRAGLPAEAARELRALRLWVLVLAGRLPEARKLLDVELDAVPESDRDLVAVTAQSSLLWLSGRPADALRVLPVAHAAPADADGSGPGDALTGPVWPAQYVSALQGPAAGLTVAAAGRATSDSRNARWVLPFHDFVIGGLRFAAGDWDDAAAIFDSALAAARDTGTGWTALAAAGRTLIDVHRGDLGAARDRIDGLERRRVPTQFGMDGVALASLAMAEAGLYADDSRPLDEQARGMVVLAAQAAWRDCIDRGGVLWAARIAPYVARLADEHLRLAIAAHLGAHRSHLPEAGPAADLAAGLARVDPATTAAAAEEFSRIGLPLFAAAAHEETGLLAARTGDITTAGRALRTALDLYHRLGAETDEQRLRIRAHRIGARPGGARTRKRPASGWEALTPTEVTVADMIKDGLTNPEIARRLFLSPRTVQTHVSHVLAKTGLRSRVEIAAALVKG, encoded by the coding sequence GTGAACGGGGCGGACCGGGCGACGCACATCGAGGCGATCGCCGCCGCCGTGCGCCCGACCCCGACCGCCGGCCGGGTGATCGCCGTGCACGGCGGTCCCGGGGTGGGCACCACCTCCGCGGTCCGGGCGGCGATCGGCGCCGCGCTGTTCGACGCGGGCGCGGTGGTGGCCCTGCGGGCGGAGGAGATCCGTCGGCACGTCCCGTTCGGTGTGCTGGCCCCGCTGCTGCCGGAGGGCACCGCCCGGACCTCGGCGACACTCCTGGACACGGTCGACGAGCTTTGTGCCGCAGGAGATCTCATCGTCTGGATCGACGACGCGCAGTACGTCGACCCGGCGTCGGCCGCCGCGCTGGCCGTGCTGGCGGACGCCACCCGGTCGCTGCCGCTGTCCCTGGTGCTGAGCGGCAGCGGGCCGGAGGTGGCTCTCGGTACTGCCGGCACCGTCGGCGCCGCGCCGGATCTGGAGGTGGACCTCGGGTCGTCGGACGGTCCCGTGCCTGCACTCCCGGACCTGCCGGACGGCATCCTGCAGCTGCTCCGGGTGCTGGCGGTGGTCGGCACCGGGACCGACCAACCGACGCTGGCCCGGCTGGCCGGGACATCGGGGCCGCTGGTCGGCCGGTCCCTCGCCCCGGCCCTGGCGGCCGGTGTGGTCATCCGGCAGGACGGGCTGCTCACCTTCGCCCATGCGCGGGACCGGACGGGACTGCTCGACGACCTCTCCGGGACCGAGCGAGCCGATCTGCACCGGACCGTCGCCGAGGTGCTCGCCGCGACCGGCGGGGATCCGGCGCTGGCGGCCGAGCACCGCCGCCGGGCCGGGGATCCGGGAGCCGTTGCGGCGCTGCGGGAACTGGCCGCCGACTGGCAGGTGCTCGCCCCGGAGGGCGCCGCCGACCTGCTGGCGCAGGCACTGGTCGCGGAGCCGGACCGGGACGCCGACACCGTGACCGCGGACCGGGCCGAGGCGTTGATGCTGGCCGGTCGCGGGGTCGAGGCGGAGGACCTGGTGCGGTCCCGGTTGCCACTGGTCCGCGATCCGCGGATGGCCGGCCGGATGTCGACCATCTCGCTGCGCTCGCTGGTCAACCGCGGCAACATGCCGGTCGCCCTGGCCGAGATCGAGATCCTGCTGCAGCGAGCGGGTCTGCCCGCCGAGGCCGCGCGGGAGCTACGCGCGCTCCGGCTCTGGGTACTGGTGCTCGCCGGGCGGCTGCCGGAGGCCAGGAAGCTGCTGGACGTCGAACTCGACGCGGTCCCGGAGTCGGACCGGGACCTGGTGGCGGTGACGGCGCAGTCGTCGCTGCTGTGGTTGTCGGGGCGCCCGGCCGATGCGCTGCGGGTGCTGCCGGTCGCCCATGCCGCTCCCGCCGACGCCGACGGGAGCGGGCCCGGTGACGCGCTGACCGGGCCGGTGTGGCCGGCCCAGTACGTGTCGGCCCTGCAGGGACCGGCCGCCGGGCTGACCGTCGCGGCCGCCGGCCGGGCCACCTCGGACTCGCGGAACGCCCGCTGGGTGCTGCCGTTCCACGACTTCGTCATCGGCGGGCTGCGTTTCGCCGCCGGCGACTGGGACGACGCGGCGGCGATCTTCGACAGCGCGCTCGCCGCGGCGCGCGACACCGGGACCGGCTGGACCGCGCTCGCGGCGGCCGGCCGGACGCTGATCGACGTGCACCGCGGCGATCTCGGCGCCGCCCGGGACCGGATCGACGGCCTGGAGCGGCGGCGGGTGCCCACCCAGTTCGGCATGGACGGGGTGGCGCTGGCGTCGCTGGCGATGGCCGAGGCGGGTCTGTACGCGGACGACAGCCGGCCGCTGGACGAGCAGGCCCGCGGCATGGTGGTGCTCGCGGCGCAGGCCGCCTGGCGGGACTGCATCGACCGGGGCGGCGTGCTGTGGGCGGCCCGGATCGCGCCCTACGTGGCACGTCTCGCCGACGAACACCTGCGACTGGCGATCGCCGCCCACCTCGGAGCGCACCGCAGCCACCTGCCGGAGGCCGGCCCGGCAGCCGACCTCGCCGCTGGGCTGGCCCGCGTCGATCCGGCCACGACAGCTGCAGCCGCGGAGGAGTTCTCGAGGATCGGCCTGCCGCTGTTCGCCGCGGCCGCGCACGAGGAGACCGGTCTGCTGGCGGCCCGCACCGGCGACATCACCACGGCCGGGCGGGCGCTGCGCACGGCGCTGGACCTCTACCACCGGCTCGGCGCGGAGACCGACGAGCAACGGCTGCGGATCCGGGCGCACCGCATCGGCGCCCGGCCGGGCGGGGCGCGGACCCGCAAGCGGCCGGCCAGCGGTTGGGAGGCGCTGACCCCGACCGAGGTCACCGTCGCGGACATGATCAAGGACGGCCTGACCAACCCGGAGATCGCCCGACGGTTGTTCCTGTCGCCGCGCACCGTGCAGACGCACGTCTCGCACGTGCTCGCCAAGACCGGTCTGCGGTCCCGGGTGGAGATCGCCGCGGCGCTGGTCAAGGGCTGA
- a CDS encoding phosphatase PAP2 family protein — MALPSLLRSVADRVDALDKEVVRRVGATGHLRYDPVIDALLPVTRIADNSVVWILSAAGMVAFGDPVVRRRALQGLGTIAVTSLVVNQGLKRLFSRPRPDQQVVPEDRRAAAKSSSSFPSGHTASAVAFVTVTGRSHPLLTTPLAVVAVAVGSSRVATGMHYPSDVLVGGAVGAVIGRIACRVLP; from the coding sequence ATGGCGCTCCCCTCCCTCCTGCGGTCCGTGGCCGACCGGGTCGACGCGCTGGACAAGGAGGTGGTCCGCCGGGTCGGTGCCACCGGGCACCTGCGGTACGACCCGGTGATCGATGCGCTGCTGCCGGTGACCCGGATCGCCGACAACTCGGTGGTCTGGATCCTGTCCGCCGCCGGGATGGTGGCGTTCGGCGATCCCGTGGTGCGGCGCCGGGCCCTGCAGGGTCTCGGCACCATCGCGGTGACCAGCCTGGTGGTGAACCAAGGCCTGAAGCGGCTGTTCTCCCGCCCGCGGCCGGACCAGCAGGTGGTGCCGGAGGACAGGCGTGCGGCGGCGAAGTCGTCGTCCAGCTTCCCGTCCGGGCACACTGCTTCGGCAGTGGCCTTCGTGACCGTGACCGGTCGTTCGCACCCGTTGCTGACCACACCGCTGGCCGTCGTGGCCGTGGCGGTCGGCAGCTCGCGCGTGGCCACCGGCATGCACTATCCGTCCGACGTGCTGGTGGGCGGCGCGGTGGGTGCGGTGATCGGCCGGATCGCCTGCCGGGTGTTGCCCTGA
- a CDS encoding DUF6098 family protein, translated as MTGLPVVESVGHLARLVRYQAGRPLFLRWTGDLRADLDAHEILDPQTGVPLPGLPAVSLSVEPWWGRRSVELWVARKLHTAVAARRPGAALWVISGAEVGRGPDNDSLVVDCTPVARLGSRLIASAGRIWADGPSADPAVARVPDGTLPG; from the coding sequence ATGACCGGGTTGCCGGTGGTGGAGTCGGTCGGGCATCTCGCCCGGCTGGTCCGGTACCAGGCCGGGCGGCCGCTGTTCCTGCGCTGGACCGGCGACCTGCGGGCCGACCTGGACGCGCACGAGATCCTCGACCCGCAGACCGGCGTGCCGCTGCCCGGACTTCCGGCGGTGTCGCTGTCCGTCGAACCCTGGTGGGGCCGCCGGTCGGTCGAGCTGTGGGTGGCCCGCAAGCTGCACACGGCGGTCGCCGCACGCCGGCCCGGCGCCGCCCTCTGGGTGATCTCCGGGGCGGAGGTCGGGCGCGGGCCGGACAACGACTCGCTGGTGGTCGACTGCACCCCGGTCGCCCGGCTCGGCAGTCGGCTGATCGCCTCCGCGGGCCGGATCTGGGCCGATGGCCCGTCAGCCGATCCGGCCGTCGCGAGGGTGCCCGACGGGACACTGCCTGGTTGA
- a CDS encoding DUF72 domain-containing protein has translation MSTPAVWIGTSGWSYDHWNDVLYPAGTPSGKRFGIYVHEFPTVELNASFYRWPRPGTFASWQRRLPEVYRFSVKAARGLTHTRRLADPAEWVDRLVAGWRELGDKRGMMLFQLPPGLVRDDGLLDNLLERIGGRIPVAVEFRHPTWHDEEVLRILERHAAAYCVMSGAQLPCLLRATAPQVYVRWHGPSHDQLYAGSYPDADLHWWADRIDEWRAGGHEVFGYFNNDGAGHAVRNARTLRALIRT, from the coding sequence ATGTCGACCCCGGCGGTGTGGATCGGGACCTCGGGCTGGAGTTACGACCACTGGAACGACGTGCTGTACCCCGCGGGGACGCCGTCCGGGAAGCGGTTCGGCATCTACGTCCACGAGTTCCCCACGGTCGAGCTGAACGCGAGCTTCTACCGCTGGCCCAGGCCGGGCACCTTCGCCTCCTGGCAGCGGAGACTGCCGGAGGTGTACCGGTTCTCGGTGAAGGCGGCGCGTGGTCTCACGCACACGCGACGGCTGGCCGATCCGGCCGAATGGGTCGACAGACTCGTGGCCGGCTGGCGGGAGCTGGGCGACAAGCGCGGGATGATGTTGTTCCAACTGCCTCCGGGCCTGGTCCGGGACGACGGGCTGCTGGACAACCTGCTGGAGCGGATCGGCGGCCGCATCCCGGTGGCGGTCGAGTTCCGGCATCCGACCTGGCACGACGAAGAGGTCCTGCGGATCCTGGAACGGCATGCGGCCGCGTACTGCGTGATGAGCGGGGCGCAACTCCCGTGCCTGCTGCGGGCGACGGCGCCACAGGTCTACGTGCGCTGGCACGGCCCGAGCCACGACCAGTTGTACGCGGGCAGCTACCCCGACGCCGACCTGCACTGGTGGGCGGACCGCATCGATGAGTGGCGGGCCGGCGGCCACGAGGTGTTCGGTTACTTCAACAACGACGGCGCGGGGCACGCCGTCCGCAATGCCCGGACCCTGCGCGCGCTCATCAGGACCTGA
- a CDS encoding histidine phosphatase family protein, with product MHPQDPADHGASDPPTRSGAAELWLVRHGESTGNVAATAAQAAGAEVIEIGQRDADVPLTSRGAEQAAALGAWMAGLDPGALPQAVWCSPYLRARQTAQLALDATGSGLRPRVDERLRDRELGVLDLLTAVGVERRFPQEAARRRWWGKFYYRPPGGEAWTDVVLRLRSLLRDIDDAHPGGRVLLVAHDAVILLLRYVCEQLDEDQLLEIARTHTVVNASVTQLTRAGDGISWNLASFNAASHLESAGATVTEHAGDTDVAPR from the coding sequence ATGCACCCGCAGGACCCCGCCGACCACGGCGCCTCCGACCCGCCGACACGGTCGGGGGCCGCCGAACTCTGGCTGGTCCGGCACGGGGAGAGCACCGGCAACGTCGCGGCCACGGCGGCCCAGGCCGCCGGTGCCGAGGTCATCGAGATCGGGCAGCGCGACGCCGACGTGCCGCTCACATCCCGCGGTGCCGAGCAGGCGGCGGCCCTGGGCGCCTGGATGGCCGGTCTCGACCCGGGAGCGCTTCCGCAGGCCGTGTGGTGCTCGCCCTACCTCCGTGCGCGGCAGACTGCGCAGCTCGCGCTGGACGCGACCGGGTCGGGGCTACGGCCCCGGGTCGACGAACGGCTCCGTGACCGCGAACTCGGGGTCCTCGACCTGCTGACCGCCGTCGGCGTGGAACGTCGCTTCCCTCAGGAGGCGGCACGCCGGCGTTGGTGGGGCAAGTTCTACTACCGGCCACCGGGCGGCGAGGCGTGGACGGACGTGGTGCTGCGGTTGCGGTCACTGCTCCGGGACATCGACGATGCGCATCCGGGTGGCCGGGTGCTGCTCGTCGCACACGACGCGGTGATCCTTCTCCTCCGCTACGTCTGCGAACAACTGGACGAGGATCAGCTGCTCGAGATCGCCAGGACGCACACCGTGGTGAACGCATCGGTCACCCAGCTCACCCGCGCCGGGGACGGGATCAGCTGGAACCTCGCCTCGTTCAATGCCGCGAGTCATCTGGAAAGCGCGGGTGCCACGGTCACCGAGCACGCGGGAGACACCGATGTCGCGCCGCGCTGA
- a CDS encoding TIGR03557 family F420-dependent LLM class oxidoreductase, with amino-acid sequence MTEQSGPTALIRYAQQAERAGFDFEVSSDHFFPWLDEMGHSPNAWVTLGAVAQATESVGLMTYVTCPTFRYHPTVVAQQAATLQIISGNRFTLGLGSGESLNEHIVGPWPGANVRQDKLVEAVHIIRELFDGGPVSRHSQYFDVDSARLWDLPDTRVPIGIAVSGQQSCELFSPLADVMVGIDPEPELAEYWDGARDGSSRKVAQLPVSWDSDADAAKQRAHRLFRWSAGGWKVNAELPGPDAFDSASASVTPDDVAESVPCGSDVGAIVEAAKKFFDAGYTDLALVQVGDDAQESFFGAAESEILPELRKL; translated from the coding sequence ATGACAGAGCAGTCCGGGCCCACGGCGCTGATCCGGTACGCACAGCAGGCCGAGCGCGCGGGTTTCGACTTCGAAGTCTCCAGCGACCACTTCTTCCCGTGGCTGGACGAGATGGGCCACTCGCCCAACGCCTGGGTCACCCTCGGCGCGGTCGCCCAGGCCACCGAGTCGGTCGGCCTGATGACGTACGTGACCTGCCCGACCTTCCGATACCACCCGACGGTGGTGGCGCAGCAGGCCGCCACCCTGCAGATCATCTCCGGCAACAGGTTCACCCTCGGCCTGGGCTCGGGGGAGTCGCTCAACGAGCACATCGTCGGACCCTGGCCGGGTGCGAACGTGCGGCAGGACAAGCTGGTCGAGGCCGTGCACATCATCCGTGAGCTGTTCGACGGCGGACCGGTCTCCCGGCACTCGCAGTACTTCGACGTCGACTCGGCGCGGCTGTGGGACCTGCCCGACACCCGGGTGCCGATCGGCATCGCCGTCTCCGGACAGCAGAGCTGCGAACTGTTCTCGCCGCTGGCGGACGTCATGGTGGGCATCGACCCGGAGCCGGAGCTGGCAGAGTACTGGGACGGTGCGCGGGACGGCTCGTCCCGGAAGGTCGCGCAGCTGCCGGTCAGCTGGGACTCGGACGCGGACGCCGCGAAGCAGCGGGCACACCGGCTGTTCCGTTGGAGCGCCGGCGGGTGGAAGGTGAACGCAGAGCTGCCCGGCCCGGATGCGTTCGACAGTGCGTCGGCATCGGTGACCCCGGACGACGTCGCCGAGAGCGTGCCCTGCGGAAGCGATGTCGGCGCGATCGTGGAAGCGGCGAAGAAGTTCTTCGACGCCGGGTACACCGATCTTGCCCTGGTGCAGGTCGGCGACGACGCCCAGGAATCGTTCTTCGGCGCCGCCGAGAGCGAGATCCTCCCCGAGCTGCGCAAGCTCTGA